The following are encoded together in the Bacillus sp. V2I10 genome:
- the ezrA gene encoding septation ring formation regulator EzrA has translation MEVVIGLIVILLVLFSVGYVIRRNIYKEVDRLEALKIEIMNRSIVDELSKVKDLKMTGQAEELFERWRKEWDEIITAQLPEVEELLFDAEDYADKYRFTKSKKVLEHIEKTLKIVDESIEIIISEINELITSEEKNSTEIEDVRANVKKAKKKLLAHSHTFGKAQAKLDAKLGEIVEALKQFDAETEAGNYLAAREILLVQKEEILILLSKIDDIPKLLVECHTVIPSQLAELAEGYQEMLDNGFHLKHIQFETELLKMTKQLEEHMELLAETNTAEVKENLEEIQEAIDTFYDLLEKEVLAHHYVQAATSKIDQQISELLTKRKETQEEAELVRQSYQISEVDLDKQRKLEKQINSLYKQFSHIQNNLQTEQLAHSILKEELEELEKHIASVKTEHQDFSELLQALRKEEREARQALADARKQLHDSSRKIQKSNVPGLPESLAQLLQEAKQSISHVSRKLEEIPLDMIVVNSMLDEATKNIDTFSTQAEEMIEQVYLAEKVIQYGNKYRRRNGTVADQLKEAEFHFRKYEYSKSLEKAAAALEQVEPGSLSKLQIILDEETKPSS, from the coding sequence ATGGAAGTCGTTATTGGACTTATTGTCATTTTGCTGGTTTTATTTAGTGTCGGCTACGTTATCAGAAGAAACATATACAAAGAAGTAGATCGTTTAGAAGCCTTGAAGATTGAGATTATGAACCGGTCGATTGTAGATGAACTTTCAAAAGTCAAAGATTTGAAAATGACGGGGCAAGCCGAAGAATTATTTGAACGGTGGAGGAAGGAATGGGATGAGATTATTACTGCCCAGCTTCCTGAAGTGGAGGAGCTTCTGTTTGATGCAGAGGACTATGCTGATAAATACCGTTTTACTAAATCCAAGAAGGTTTTGGAACACATCGAAAAAACACTGAAGATTGTTGATGAATCAATTGAAATCATCATATCTGAGATCAATGAGCTGATTACGAGCGAAGAAAAGAACAGCACAGAGATAGAGGACGTAAGGGCAAATGTGAAAAAAGCAAAAAAGAAGCTTCTTGCACACAGCCATACGTTTGGCAAAGCTCAAGCAAAGCTTGATGCAAAGCTTGGTGAGATCGTTGAAGCTTTAAAACAATTTGATGCAGAAACTGAGGCAGGCAACTATTTAGCTGCAAGAGAGATTCTGCTCGTTCAGAAAGAAGAAATTCTGATCCTGCTCTCTAAGATTGATGACATACCAAAACTTTTGGTAGAGTGTCACACAGTTATTCCGAGTCAGCTTGCAGAGCTTGCTGAGGGCTATCAGGAAATGCTGGATAATGGCTTCCATTTAAAGCATATTCAGTTTGAAACAGAGCTTCTCAAAATGACGAAGCAGCTTGAAGAGCATATGGAGCTCCTCGCTGAAACAAATACAGCTGAAGTAAAAGAAAACTTAGAAGAAATTCAGGAAGCAATTGACACATTCTATGATCTGCTGGAAAAAGAAGTTCTTGCCCATCATTATGTGCAAGCGGCAACAAGCAAGATTGATCAGCAGATTTCAGAGCTTCTCACTAAACGTAAAGAAACGCAGGAAGAAGCAGAACTTGTTAGACAGAGCTACCAGATTTCTGAAGTTGATTTGGATAAACAAAGAAAACTGGAAAAACAGATTAATTCACTCTATAAGCAGTTCTCGCATATTCAAAATAACCTGCAGACAGAACAGCTTGCCCATTCTATTTTAAAAGAAGAGCTTGAAGAACTTGAGAAGCATATTGCTTCTGTCAAAACCGAGCATCAGGATTTCAGTGAGCTGCTTCAGGCACTCCGCAAGGAAGAACGGGAAGCAAGACAAGCATTGGCAGATGCAAGAAAGCAGCTTCACGACTCCAGCAGAAAAATCCAGAAAAGCAATGTGCCTGGACTGCCTGAGAGTCTTGCGCAGCTGCTTCAGGAAGCGAAGCAATCGATTTCACATGTTTCACGCAAGCTTGAAGAGATTCCATTGGATATGATTGTGGTTAATTCAATGCTTGATGAGGCTACAAAGAACATTGATACTTTCTCCACACAGGCGGAGGAAATGATTGAACAAGTATATTTGGCTGAAAAAGTCATTCAATATGGCAATAAATACAGAAGAAGAAATGGAACAGTAGCTGATCAGTTAAAAGAGGCGGAATTTCATTTCCGGAAATATGAATACAGCAAGTCGCTTGAAAAAGCAGCCGCGGCTCTTGAACAAGTTGAGCCAGGTTCACTTTCAAAGCTTCAGATCATTCTGGATGAAGAAACAAAACCATCCTCATAA
- the brnQ gene encoding branched-chain amino acid transport system II carrier protein, with protein sequence MSKSLPLKETLTIGLMLFALFFGAGNLIFPPGLGQQAGVNMWEAIIGFLITGVGLPLLGVVAISVSGSDVQSLAGRVHPVFGLVFTFVLYLAIGPVFAIPRTGTVTYEVGILPFLPAAAADSSLPLFIFTIIFFGITFWLSLNPAKIVDTVGKLLTPILLIVLALISVKMFITPMGEMQAPKGEYANGAFFTGFLEGYLTMDTLAALVFSIVVINAVKERGITDRAAIAKICIRCGLIAAAGLAAVYIALAYLGATSVSQIGYFDNGGAVLSESVNILFGSLGNVILSTAITFACLTTSIGLVSACGKYFSMVFPNVSYKLIITVICLFSTIVANAGLTKLIAFSVPILIALYPLAIVLIILSFLHNYFKGAPEVYIGSLILTTVISIADGLKAGGLLPGAINEWLVSTVPLFDYGIGFLVPAIIGGVIGFIISSTRTNQKNGAALASSRRK encoded by the coding sequence ATGTCAAAATCATTGCCATTAAAAGAAACTTTAACTATAGGACTTATGCTCTTTGCCCTATTTTTCGGAGCAGGTAATTTAATCTTTCCGCCCGGTTTGGGCCAGCAAGCTGGTGTAAACATGTGGGAGGCGATCATCGGTTTTCTGATTACTGGTGTTGGACTCCCGCTCCTTGGGGTTGTCGCGATTAGCGTATCAGGCAGTGATGTTCAATCTCTGGCAGGCAGGGTTCATCCCGTTTTCGGTTTAGTATTTACGTTTGTTTTATATCTAGCCATTGGTCCTGTCTTTGCCATTCCAAGAACAGGAACGGTCACATATGAAGTAGGTATATTACCTTTCTTGCCCGCTGCAGCAGCAGACAGCAGCTTGCCTTTGTTTATATTCACTATTATCTTTTTTGGAATTACGTTTTGGCTGTCACTCAATCCTGCGAAGATTGTAGATACAGTCGGGAAACTGTTAACCCCAATCTTACTGATTGTACTTGCACTAATCTCAGTTAAGATGTTCATAACACCTATGGGAGAAATGCAGGCTCCTAAAGGAGAATATGCAAATGGTGCCTTTTTCACAGGATTTTTAGAAGGATATTTGACAATGGATACTCTTGCAGCATTAGTTTTCAGTATTGTTGTCATAAATGCTGTTAAAGAACGAGGGATTACAGACCGTGCGGCCATTGCAAAAATCTGTATCAGATGCGGATTAATTGCAGCTGCGGGTCTTGCGGCTGTTTATATTGCCCTTGCGTATTTGGGAGCTACGAGCGTCAGCCAAATTGGTTATTTTGATAACGGCGGTGCAGTTTTGTCTGAATCAGTCAATATCCTATTTGGTTCACTGGGAAATGTGATCTTAAGCACCGCTATTACATTTGCTTGTCTGACAACAAGTATTGGCCTTGTTTCAGCTTGCGGGAAGTACTTTTCAATGGTCTTTCCAAATGTTTCGTATAAACTGATCATCACAGTTATTTGTTTATTCAGTACAATTGTAGCAAACGCGGGATTAACGAAGCTGATTGCTTTTTCTGTTCCCATTTTGATTGCTTTATATCCGCTTGCAATTGTTCTGATCATTCTTTCTTTTCTTCACAATTATTTTAAAGGTGCACCTGAAGTTTACATCGGCAGTTTAATCCTGACAACAGTCATCAGCATTGCTGATGGATTAAAAGCTGGAGGTCTGCTCCCAGGCGCAATTAACGAGTGGCTGGTATCCACTGTTCCGTTATTCGACTACGGCATTGGATTTTTAGTCCCTGCTATCATTGGCGGAGTGATTGGGTTTATCATCTCCTCCACCCGGACTAATCAGAAAAACGGTGCAGCCTTGGCAAGCTCGCGAAGAAAATAG
- a CDS encoding cysteine desulfurase family protein, with product MIYLDNSATTKPYEEVLHAFAHVATRYFANPSSLHGLGAEAENLLAQARKQMAGLLGADEQEIIFTSGGTEGNNLAIKGTALSLKKKGNHIITTQIEHPSVIESCRQLQKLFDFDVTYLPVNEEGIVEVEEIKKNIRKETILVSIMHVNNETGSIQPIEEISMVLLDFPDIYFHVDHVQGAAKVPLSLKGIDLCTISGHKFHALNGCGVLYARKGMKFEPLFSGGAQEKQARSGTESIALAVSMAKALRMSMEKNEDCKENLQKMKTNLIQKLNKIEGIVVNTSANKSAPHIINFSAPGIQAEVLLHMLEQSGIYVSTTSACSSKRKKSSTVLLAMGKGEAVASSSIRISLSYENTSEELEEFMDVLKKSLEKLTKLTR from the coding sequence TTGATTTATCTTGATAATAGTGCAACCACAAAACCATATGAAGAAGTATTGCATGCTTTTGCACATGTTGCAACCCGTTATTTTGCCAATCCTTCCTCGCTGCACGGTCTCGGTGCAGAAGCAGAAAATCTATTAGCACAGGCAAGAAAACAAATGGCTGGTCTTTTAGGAGCAGATGAACAAGAGATTATTTTTACATCCGGGGGCACAGAAGGAAATAATTTAGCCATAAAAGGGACGGCACTTTCTTTAAAAAAGAAAGGGAACCATATTATCACTACACAAATTGAACACCCTTCTGTTATTGAAAGCTGCAGACAGCTGCAAAAACTGTTTGACTTTGACGTAACGTATCTGCCTGTAAATGAAGAAGGAATTGTTGAAGTAGAAGAAATTAAAAAAAACATCAGAAAAGAAACCATTTTAGTATCAATTATGCATGTAAATAATGAAACAGGATCGATTCAGCCAATAGAAGAAATCAGCATGGTGCTGCTTGATTTTCCGGACATTTATTTTCACGTTGATCATGTACAGGGAGCGGCTAAAGTTCCTCTTTCACTTAAAGGGATTGATTTATGTACGATATCAGGCCACAAATTCCATGCACTTAATGGCTGCGGAGTATTGTATGCCCGAAAAGGAATGAAATTCGAGCCCCTTTTTTCGGGAGGGGCCCAGGAGAAGCAGGCCCGTTCAGGTACGGAGAGCATCGCACTTGCGGTATCAATGGCAAAAGCATTAAGAATGTCCATGGAAAAAAATGAAGATTGTAAAGAAAATTTGCAAAAGATGAAAACGAATCTGATCCAAAAATTAAATAAAATAGAAGGTATTGTCGTAAATACATCTGCGAATAAGTCTGCACCCCATATTATTAATTTTTCTGCACCAGGTATTCAGGCAGAAGTGCTTTTACATATGCTTGAACAATCCGGAATCTATGTCTCGACAACCTCTGCATGTTCGTCGAAAAGGAAAAAAAGCAGCACAGTACTGCTCGCTATGGGAAAAGGAGAAGCTGTCGCATCAAGTTCGATCCGAATCAGTCTTTCTTATGAAAATACAAGTGAAGAGCTGGAAGAATTTATGGATGTTCTTAAGAAATCTCTTGAAAAATTAACGAAATTAACGAGGTAG
- the thiI gene encoding tRNA uracil 4-sulfurtransferase ThiI: MNYDHILIRYGEISTKGKNRKRFVDQLKENIKLVLHEFPALGYSSNRDRMYIRLHGENHEPILEKLKNVFGIHSFSLALKTKNELEAIKNGALELMSEQYKPGDTFKISAKRADKSFPLLTNEINHAIGSHILQNSEGLTVDVHEPDIDLRVEVREEAAYLTCKDYQGAGGLPAGASGKAVLMLSGGIDSPVAGFFAMKRGIDVEAVHFFSPPYTSERAKQKVIDLARKLTSFSGKIKLYIVPFTEIQETIQKQVPESYNMTSTRRMMLKIADRIREKQGGLAIITGESLGQVASQTLESMFAINEVTSTPIIRPLITYDKTDIITIAKQIGTHDTSILPYEDCCTIFTPASPTTKPKLEKAQRFESFLDFEPLIDKAVEDTDVIVISSAEDKELKRLF; the protein is encoded by the coding sequence ATGAATTATGATCATATTTTAATTCGATATGGAGAAATTTCTACAAAAGGAAAAAATCGAAAACGGTTTGTCGATCAATTAAAAGAAAATATAAAACTGGTGTTGCATGAGTTTCCGGCCTTAGGCTACAGCAGCAACAGAGACCGTATGTATATCAGGCTTCACGGTGAAAATCACGAACCGATTCTTGAAAAACTGAAAAATGTTTTCGGCATACATTCTTTTAGTTTAGCTTTAAAAACAAAGAATGAGCTTGAGGCTATTAAAAATGGAGCACTTGAGCTGATGTCTGAGCAATATAAACCTGGAGATACCTTTAAAATATCTGCAAAAAGAGCGGATAAATCATTTCCGCTTCTTACAAATGAAATTAATCACGCAATCGGCAGCCACATTCTGCAAAATTCGGAAGGCTTAACAGTGGATGTGCATGAGCCTGATATCGATTTAAGAGTTGAAGTCCGTGAGGAAGCTGCCTATTTGACCTGTAAAGATTATCAGGGAGCGGGCGGTCTTCCTGCAGGGGCAAGCGGAAAAGCGGTATTAATGCTCTCAGGAGGGATTGACAGTCCCGTTGCAGGTTTCTTTGCAATGAAACGCGGTATTGATGTTGAAGCGGTTCACTTCTTCAGTCCTCCATATACGAGTGAACGTGCCAAGCAAAAGGTGATTGACCTGGCAAGAAAGCTTACTTCTTTCAGCGGGAAAATCAAGCTTTATATTGTGCCGTTTACAGAAATACAGGAAACGATTCAAAAGCAAGTGCCTGAAAGCTATAACATGACATCTACACGGCGGATGATGCTTAAAATAGCTGACAGAATCCGCGAAAAACAGGGCGGGTTAGCTATAATCACCGGAGAAAGCCTTGGACAAGTTGCAAGCCAAACGTTAGAAAGCATGTTTGCTATAAATGAGGTGACGAGCACGCCGATTATCCGTCCGCTGATTACTTATGATAAAACGGATATCATAACTATAGCCAAGCAAATTGGAACACATGATACCTCCATTTTGCCTTACGAAGACTGCTGTACTATCTTTACACCAGCGTCGCCAACTACAAAACCAAAACTTGAAAAAGCACAAAGGTTCGAAAGTTTCCTGGATTTTGAACCGCTGATTGATAAAGCTGTTGAAGATACGGATGTAATCGTCATTTCGTCTGCTGAAGATAAAGAATTAAAAAGATTATTTTAA
- a CDS encoding alpha/beta-type small acid-soluble spore protein, protein MANNNSSNQLVVPGAQQAIDQMKYEIATEFGVNLGAETTSRANGSVGGEITKRLVSFAQQNMSGFSK, encoded by the coding sequence ATGGCAAACAACAATAGCTCAAACCAATTAGTAGTACCAGGTGCACAACAAGCGATCGACCAAATGAAATACGAAATCGCAACTGAGTTCGGAGTGAACTTAGGAGCTGAAACAACTTCTCGTGCTAACGGTTCTGTAGGTGGAGAGATCACTAAACGTTTAGTATCTTTCGCTCAACAAAACATGAGTGGTTTTTCAAAATAA
- the mbcS gene encoding acyl-CoA synthetase MbcS: MLRDELIAPENYNLVEEVEKHAKDAERIALKWENEKGDKEELTYGQLLDKANRIGSALLNKGLMQGDKILVIIPRFPEAYAAYLGALKAGFVVIPSSEMLRTKDLQYRVTHGDVKAIISYTDFTEECKGINEFDSLLKFSIGGKAEGWYSLEDEAAKESGELKLAETKRDSHAFLSYTSGTTGNPKGVVHTHGWAFAHLKTAAANWLSIEENDVVWATAGPGWQKWIWSPFLSVLGSGATGLVYNGRFEPKKYLQLLQDYKVNVLCCTPTEYRLMAKVDNLKEYSLPSLHSAVSAGEPLNREVIDTFRNYFNIEVRDGYGQTENTLLVGVMKGMEVKPGSMGKPTPGNKVEIIDDEGNICKVGDVGDIAVHVDTPALFKEYYKDAERTAMQFRGSFYITGDRAKKDEDGYFWFEGRRDDIIISSGYTIGPFEVEDALVKHPFVKECAVVASPDELRGSIVKAYVVLQDDVDESSPELIPVLQDHVKELTAPYKYPRKIEFVSELPKTTSGKIRRIELRQKELAEA, translated from the coding sequence ATGTTGAGAGATGAGCTAATTGCGCCTGAAAACTATAACCTAGTAGAAGAAGTAGAAAAGCATGCAAAAGATGCAGAACGAATCGCATTGAAGTGGGAGAATGAAAAAGGCGATAAAGAAGAGCTTACATACGGACAGCTTCTTGATAAAGCAAACAGAATTGGAAGCGCTTTATTAAATAAAGGTCTAATGCAGGGAGATAAAATTCTTGTCATCATTCCCCGTTTTCCTGAAGCCTATGCAGCGTACTTAGGGGCATTAAAGGCTGGCTTTGTTGTCATCCCAAGCTCGGAAATGCTGCGCACTAAAGATCTTCAATATCGTGTGACCCACGGAGATGTGAAAGCCATCATCTCTTATACGGATTTCACAGAGGAATGCAAAGGAATAAATGAATTTGATTCCCTCCTTAAATTTTCAATTGGAGGAAAAGCTGAAGGCTGGTACTCTCTTGAAGATGAAGCAGCGAAGGAATCAGGAGAGCTAAAGCTTGCGGAGACCAAAAGGGACAGTCACGCCTTTTTATCCTACACGTCAGGCACTACGGGCAATCCCAAAGGGGTCGTACATACACACGGCTGGGCTTTTGCTCATTTAAAAACAGCAGCTGCGAATTGGCTGAGCATTGAAGAAAATGACGTCGTATGGGCAACGGCAGGACCGGGCTGGCAAAAATGGATCTGGAGCCCCTTCTTATCGGTGCTTGGATCAGGTGCAACAGGACTTGTCTATAATGGGCGGTTTGAGCCTAAGAAATATCTTCAGCTGCTGCAGGATTATAAAGTTAACGTATTATGCTGCACACCGACTGAATATCGTCTGATGGCTAAGGTAGACAATTTAAAAGAATACTCTCTTCCTTCTCTGCACAGTGCTGTTTCTGCTGGTGAGCCTTTAAACAGGGAAGTTATTGATACATTTAGAAATTACTTTAACATCGAAGTGCGTGATGGTTACGGACAGACGGAAAATACCCTGCTCGTCGGTGTGATGAAGGGCATGGAAGTAAAGCCAGGCTCAATGGGCAAGCCTACTCCTGGAAATAAGGTCGAAATCATTGATGATGAAGGAAACATCTGCAAAGTCGGAGATGTAGGTGATATTGCAGTCCATGTTGATACACCAGCTTTATTTAAAGAGTATTATAAAGACGCCGAGCGAACGGCTATGCAATTTAGAGGCAGTTTTTATATTACCGGGGATAGAGCAAAAAAAGATGAAGACGGCTATTTCTGGTTTGAGGGAAGACGGGATGATATCATCATCAGTTCAGGATATACAATTGGACCGTTTGAGGTTGAAGACGCACTCGTCAAACATCCTTTTGTAAAAGAGTGCGCTGTTGTCGCAAGTCCGGATGAGCTTCGCGGGAGCATCGTAAAAGCGTATGTTGTCCTGCAGGATGATGTGGATGAGAGCTCGCCGGAACTTATACCTGTCTTGCAGGATCATGTGAAAGAGCTTACAGCTCCTTATAAATACCCGCGCAAAATTGAATTTGTTTCTGAATTGCCTAAAACGACTTCCGGCAAAATCAGAAGAATTGAATTAAGGCAGAAGGAGCTTGCAGAAGCATAA
- a CDS encoding amidohydrolase, with translation MGTLWFGGTIYTLIEENDTVEAVYVENGLVVAAGDEEKLRTDYPCTDEINLEGSIMIPGFTDSHMHLMGHGEKLIRLDFTGMTSSDQVIQSLRKRAEGLEPGTWIVGEGWNENQFEDKKIIHRRELDEVTCTHPLMLKRICHHAVIVNTKAMKLAGITPATPDPEGGVIVKDPDGNPTGYLLDQAQELVFQAQPQVSDAYLKEALMKSIEDCHKKGLVGGHTEDLAYYGSLENTLMAYDEVMNHEKKKFRAHLLVHHLVADEFKQKERNLGPFIEFGAMKLFADGALGGRTALLSGPYYDDPETNGVSIHSDENLKRLIQTARNYEMEAAIHTIGDLAFEKALDAIEAYPPVKKNQHDRLIHAQILRRDLIERAKKLPIILDIQPRFVSSDFPWVIDRIGEDRMKDCYAWKTLISEGLKCAGGSDAPIEPIDPLLGIYSAVKRESIYDQQVYMPEEKLSVYEAVELYTKGSAYAIHHENDRGCIAKGFSADFTVLNRDIFKDDALLETEVVMTVVDNTIVYKRERHAK, from the coding sequence GTGGGCACGCTTTGGTTTGGCGGAACAATTTATACTTTAATAGAAGAAAACGATACGGTTGAAGCGGTCTATGTTGAAAATGGCCTTGTAGTGGCTGCCGGGGATGAGGAAAAGCTCCGGACTGATTACCCGTGCACGGATGAAATAAATCTTGAAGGCAGCATCATGATTCCGGGATTTACAGACAGCCATATGCATTTAATGGGTCATGGTGAAAAACTGATCCGTTTGGATTTTACTGGCATGACTTCATCTGATCAGGTCATTCAGAGTCTTCGCAAGAGGGCAGAAGGACTTGAGCCGGGAACGTGGATTGTTGGTGAAGGGTGGAATGAAAATCAGTTTGAAGATAAAAAGATTATTCATCGCAGAGAGCTTGATGAAGTAACTTGCACACACCCTTTGATGCTAAAACGAATTTGCCATCATGCAGTCATCGTTAATACCAAAGCAATGAAACTTGCCGGAATAACTCCTGCTACCCCAGACCCTGAAGGCGGCGTTATCGTAAAAGATCCTGACGGAAATCCGACAGGCTACTTGCTTGATCAGGCACAAGAACTTGTTTTTCAGGCGCAGCCTCAAGTATCTGATGCTTACTTAAAAGAAGCATTAATGAAATCGATAGAGGATTGCCACAAAAAAGGTCTTGTAGGCGGACATACAGAGGATTTAGCCTATTATGGAAGCCTTGAAAATACATTGATGGCATATGATGAAGTCATGAATCATGAAAAAAAGAAATTCAGAGCTCATTTGCTTGTCCATCATTTAGTGGCAGATGAATTTAAGCAAAAGGAAAGAAATCTTGGGCCATTTATTGAATTTGGGGCAATGAAGCTCTTTGCAGACGGTGCGCTTGGAGGGAGAACAGCTCTATTAAGCGGTCCGTACTACGATGATCCTGAAACAAACGGAGTGAGCATTCATTCTGATGAAAACCTGAAACGCCTGATTCAAACAGCAAGAAACTACGAAATGGAAGCGGCTATTCATACGATTGGCGATTTAGCTTTCGAAAAGGCTCTTGATGCCATTGAAGCATATCCTCCTGTGAAAAAGAATCAGCATGACCGGCTTATACATGCCCAAATCTTAAGAAGAGACTTAATTGAAAGAGCCAAAAAACTGCCGATTATATTGGATATTCAGCCTCGATTCGTCTCAAGTGATTTTCCATGGGTGATTGACAGAATTGGCGAGGATAGAATGAAGGATTGCTACGCTTGGAAAACGCTGATATCAGAAGGATTGAAATGTGCAGGAGGTTCAGATGCCCCTATTGAGCCAATTGATCCTCTTCTCGGAATTTATTCGGCAGTCAAGCGAGAAAGCATTTACGATCAACAAGTATATATGCCTGAAGAGAAGCTTTCTGTGTATGAAGCGGTAGAGCTTTACACAAAAGGCAGCGCTTATGCCATACATCACGAAAATGACCGTGGGTGTATTGCAAAGGGATTTTCAGCTGACTTCACCGTGCTGAACCGGGATATTTTTAAAGATGACGCATTGCTCGAAACAGAAGTGGTTATGACGGTTGTAGACAATACCATTGTATATAAAAGAGAAAGACATGCAAAATAA
- a CDS encoding NAD kinase produces MTDNRRNVYFYYKKEDELVHKVKGLTSLAEEQGFTVVPDSKQANIIVSIGGDGTFLQAVRKTNFRDDCLYVGISVKGTVSLYCDFKIEETDKIIEAMKEAQIEVRRYPILDVTIDGHTTFKCLNECSIRSGIIKTFVIDVFIDGLHFETFRGDGMIISTPTGSTAYNKSVQGAVVDPLLPCLQVSELASLNNNKYRTLGSPFILSADRKLTLKIVQDGNDHPVIGMDNDALSIRHVEKIELSLSHSIIKTVKLKDNSFWEKVKRTFL; encoded by the coding sequence ATGACAGATAATCGCCGCAACGTTTATTTTTATTACAAAAAAGAGGACGAACTCGTACATAAAGTGAAAGGGCTTACCTCTCTTGCTGAAGAACAGGGATTTACCGTTGTACCGGATTCAAAACAGGCAAATATAATCGTAAGCATAGGCGGTGACGGCACGTTTCTTCAGGCTGTAAGAAAAACGAATTTCAGAGATGACTGTCTATATGTGGGTATTTCAGTTAAAGGAACGGTAAGCCTGTACTGTGACTTTAAAATCGAAGAAACAGATAAAATCATTGAAGCAATGAAAGAAGCGCAAATCGAAGTAAGACGCTATCCGATTCTCGATGTTACAATTGACGGCCACACGACCTTTAAGTGTCTGAATGAATGCTCCATTCGCTCTGGCATTATCAAAACATTTGTCATTGATGTTTTCATTGACGGCCTTCATTTTGAAACATTCAGAGGAGACGGCATGATTATTTCCACGCCTACAGGAAGCACCGCCTACAATAAATCTGTACAGGGTGCTGTAGTTGATCCGCTCCTTCCATGTCTTCAAGTAAGTGAGCTTGCGTCACTTAATAACAATAAATACCGAACACTCGGATCTCCATTCATCTTAAGCGCAGACAGAAAATTGACTCTGAAAATTGTCCAGGATGGTAATGACCATCCCGTAATCGGCATGGATAATGACGCACTAAGCATCCGCCACGTCGAAAAAATTGAACTGTCACTAAGTCACTCAATAATTAAAACGGTAAAACTAAAAGATAATTCATTCTGGGAAAAAGTGAAGCGGACGTTTTTATAA
- the sppA gene encoding signal peptide peptidase SppA: MNGKRWGALVIAAVLFGISAVVSLTNMALANSNAFTNALTANEEFTETVLEPGNESKKIVVLEVNGVIQDTGENVTSFFETAGYHHQQFLDMIDAAAKDKSVRGIMLKVNSPGGGVVESAEIHKHLIEAKEKHKKSIYVSMGTSAASGGYYISAPADKIYAAPDTLTGSLGVIMQGINYSGLAEKYGVKFETVKSGEFKDIMSPAREMTPEDREILQTMVDNAYQGFVDVIADGRGLSDGEVRKLADGRIYDGRQAKELNLIDELGFSDDALKGMKKDLKLEGAHVIEYETSAGLDSLLALGANKVFSEEFELMGLYRFFSQSNSPRMMYLYSE; this comes from the coding sequence ATGAATGGAAAACGATGGGGGGCCCTTGTCATTGCTGCTGTCCTGTTTGGTATTTCAGCAGTAGTCAGCTTAACCAATATGGCTTTGGCAAACAGCAATGCTTTTACAAATGCTCTCACAGCGAATGAAGAGTTTACCGAAACGGTTTTGGAACCCGGAAATGAATCTAAAAAAATTGTTGTCCTTGAAGTGAACGGAGTCATTCAGGATACAGGCGAAAATGTCACTTCATTTTTTGAAACGGCGGGTTATCATCATCAGCAATTTTTAGATATGATTGATGCTGCTGCGAAAGATAAAAGTGTTCGCGGCATTATGCTGAAAGTGAATTCTCCTGGTGGAGGAGTCGTTGAAAGTGCAGAAATACATAAGCATTTAATCGAGGCAAAAGAAAAACACAAGAAAAGTATCTATGTTTCTATGGGTACCTCTGCTGCTTCTGGAGGATATTATATCTCAGCTCCAGCTGATAAAATCTATGCGGCGCCTGATACATTGACAGGCTCATTAGGAGTTATTATGCAGGGTATTAACTACAGCGGTCTTGCAGAAAAGTACGGCGTGAAATTTGAAACGGTGAAAAGCGGAGAGTTTAAAGACATTATGTCTCCTGCACGTGAAATGACGCCAGAAGACAGAGAAATTCTGCAGACGATGGTTGATAATGCATATCAGGGCTTTGTTGATGTGATTGCCGACGGACGCGGTTTGTCTGACGGGGAAGTGCGCAAACTTGCTGATGGACGAATTTATGATGGACGTCAGGCTAAGGAATTAAACTTAATTGATGAACTGGGTTTTTCCGATGATGCACTTAAAGGTATGAAAAAAGATCTGAAGTTAGAAGGCGCTCACGTTATTGAATATGAAACAAGTGCAGGCCTCGATTCATTGCTTGCACTTGGCGCCAATAAAGTGTTCAGCGAGGAATTTGAGCTGATGGGATTATACCGCTTTTTCTCACAATCTAATTCACCGCGGATGATGTACCTGTATTCAGAATAA